A window from Dunckerocampus dactyliophorus isolate RoL2022-P2 chromosome 15, RoL_Ddac_1.1, whole genome shotgun sequence encodes these proteins:
- the si:cabz01007807.1 gene encoding uncharacterized protein si:cabz01007807.1, translating to MRAETERAPNGDNTTLERRPNIVVLQNMLKKVSQTPLHNQYQMLVSSPSNSSVSPMDEWTRKQDGLADSELAQSAFKTDNNQLLPASAQNGAASGFQTSSPDVASSNPFYSYYLESGNKYNSDRDIDLKPSQEVHMDGISVPQPKFQSSPLENGATMSDSQKDFIQAFSQNHMQDNFSTSQSASSRDHYNSANLNSVDIYKENSPGNLYKDPQSYSSNMQDLSQNSREDGKVFDKSPSTLADPFQPSAVKEEDPFTTSKAPMGNPFYSASTNFQTNEGGFSHDNKFAYSGLSGSDLDVFSTSSTAEPFPSPVVKNLFGDGGSASDSFGAKTPDSKDVFGSALLVQPKYSNAPNDIVLTTPQGSKHGILQPTPFSQARKLMVSPDSSPTELEPVQLSRRPPKPLPRSRPPRLEKPPKPAKPVEPDPAGPPKPPPKPFKPLPKPPIRLRTKPEDNKAVKPEDYVVFEDILLTGQERCVEDWPEDSPQLQPDFKPAGKFRLRRESLRVKMDSEEGGGSGEDQDDAGSQGKKKERKFSLMSRRGSKDKLPGDDSSLTSPTQHKSSQDYFYEMNESPAEKEDGEQSWSDTKKQPLKKKVNQLLRRASTSLLHRHPAAESKDNNLMKKRMQMRESTARWCSQEAMLDNNMNEEEEMGQEEADSYTSKGKKKMKFKFVSTEEQPKGAYGFRNRTDSKEHMFEDVDQLKSLHSTRQGGLLDMNGVTSASMPAGLNDELYWPEDYKSHKKSGKKKGLHLARRSSKENMLNASFPDDKLDDEELNADGYKQKKNKFKSPVPPLVPLRKQKPIHNSPELGELFPHSHADAAQASCSDHWLDSGKPGRNPKVDYDCEVDDLGICKPQKKLKRKPFRKPKSKNKVWDGGNEDSAGNHMSEAARAEWMAAEKDGYAATGLEDSEGDGDTDSLMEWWHTVEQWDELPSDEEDKSNDSKSFTVLAEKVQRGLRVFNKVFTERAEVFWQYIIVLHALADDIRIFHQKAKAAGITGGTTAAVGGVTAIAGLALAPFTFGASLIVTAVGVGVATAGGITTASATISDNVNNMQERKKVEGVLQEYDLHFQDVAKILHFVNHGIYKLRGHPFLRSGTQHYSEDWEVRKAVQMISLVDSPIMQATEVTDRNLALLQKFQNGIDKYFLKESQGLKKGCKKEFVAQIKEVANVLNDGVVELNAIREELQNAVGNF from the exons ATGAGGGCGGAAACG GAGCGGGCGCCAAATGGCGACAACACAACACTCGAGAGACGACCT AATATTGTGGTGCTGCAAAACATGCTGAAGAAAGTTTCCCAAACCCCACTCCATAATCAGTACcag ATGCTTGTTTCGTCTCCCTCCAACTCCAGCGTTTCTCCTATGGACGAGTGGACACGCAAACAA GATGGCCTTGCCGACAGTGAGCTGGCACAG AGTGCCTTCAAGACAGACAACAATCAGTTGCTGCCTGCCTCAGCCCAG AATGGAGCAGCTTCTGGGTTCCAAACAAGCTCTCCG GATGTGGCCAGCAGTAACCCTTTTTATTCGTATTATTTG GAATCCGGGAACAAGTACAACAGTGACAGAGATATTGACTTGAAACCCTCACAGGAAGTTCACATGGATGGCATCTCTGTTCCTCAGCCTAAATTCCAGAGCTCCCCTCTGGAAAATGGGGCCACAATGTCGGACTCTCAGAAGGACTTCATTCAGGCTTTCAGCCAAAACCACATGCAGGACAACTTCTCGACATCCCAAAGTGCATCTTCAAGAGACCATTACAACAGCGCCAACCTCAACTCAGTCGATATCTACAAGGAGAATTCTCCTGGGAACCTCTACAAGGACCCGCAGTCATATAGCTCCAACATGCAGGATCTTTCCCAAAATTCCAGAGAGGATGGGAAGGTCTTTGATAAGTCTCCCAGTACCTTAGCGGATCCATTCCAGCCTTCTGCTGTAAAGGAAGAGGATCCATTCACCACTTCAAAAGCTCCAATGGGGAACCCCTTTTATTCTGCCTCCACCAACTTTCAAACAAATGAGGGAGGATTCtctcatgataacaaatttgcTTATTCCGGATTATCTGGATCGGATCTGGATGTATTCTCCACTTCCTCCACTGCAGAGCCATTCCCCAGCCCAGTAGTGAAAAATTTATTTGGAGACGGCGGTAGTGCCAGCGATTCATTTGGTGCGAAGACGCCCGATAGCAAGGACGTTTTTGGATCGGCCCTCCTGGTCCAACCAAAGTATTCCAACGCGCCAAACGACATTGTGCTCACCACACCACAGGGAAGCAAGCATGGAATCCTCCAGCCGACCCCCTTTAGTCAGGCCCGGAAACTGATGGTGTCACCGGACTCTTCACCGACCGAGTTGGAGCCT GTGCAACTCTCCAGGCGTCCACCAAAGCCGCTTCCTCGTTCCAGACCTCCCAGGCTGGAGAAGCCCCCCAAGCCAGCAAAGCCC GTGGAGCCTGATCCAGCTGGGCCGCCGAAACCTCCTCCAAAACCGTTTAAACCGCTACCCAAGCCGCCCATTCGCCTCAGAACCAAACCCGAG GACAATAAAGCGGTCAAGCCGGAGGACTATGTcgtctttgaagacattttgctGACGGGACAG GAGAGATGTGTAGAAGACTGGCCAGAGGACAGTCCTCAGCTCCAGCCCGACTTTAAACCA GCAGGGAAGTTTCGACTCCGACGTGAATCTCTGAGA GTGAAGATGGACTccgaggaaggaggaggaagcggaGAAGATCAGGATGATGCTGGAAGTCAGGGCAAG AAAAAGGAGAGGAAGTTCTCCCTGATGTCCAGAAGAGGCTCAAAG GACAAACTTCCTGGTGACGACAGTAGCTTGACCTCACCTACTCAACACAAATCATCACAG GACTATTTCTACGAGATGAACGAGTCACCAGCAGAGAAGGAAGATGGAGAACAAAGTTGGTCGGACACCAAA AAGCAGCCTCTGAAGAAGAAAGTCAACCAGCTGCTGAGGCGTGCGTCCACCAGCCTCCTCCACAGACACCCGGCTGCTGAAAGCAAG GACAACAACTTAATGAAGAAAAGGATGCAAATGAGAGAGTCCACTGCCAGATGGTGCTCTCAG GAGGCCATGTTGGACAACAACATGAATGAGGAAGAAGAAATGGGGCAAGAGGAGGCTGACAGCTACACTAGT AAgggcaagaaaaaaatgaagttcAAGTTTGTCTCTACGGAAGAGCAACCCAAGGGGGCTTATGGTTTCCGCAATCGCACAGACTCAAAGGAGCATATGTTTGAAGATGTGGACCAGTTAAAAAGTCTTCATTCCACCAGACAG GGTGGCCTCCTGGACATGAACGGCGTCACCTCTGCTAGCATGCCCGCTGGATTAAATGACGAATTATATTGGCCAGAGGACTACAAATCT cataaaaaatcaggaaaGAAGAAAGGGCTGCACTTGGCTCGCCGCAGCTCCAAg GAGAACATGCTGAACGCCAGCTTCCCAGATGACAAGCTGGATGATGAAGAGCTGAATGCAGATGGCTACAAGCAG aaaaaaaacaaattcaagtcTCCGGTCCCTCCTCTGGTGCCCTTGCGCAAACAAAAGCCGATCCACAATTCACCTGAACTGGGGGAGCTATTCCCACACAGCCATGCTGATGCTGCGCAGGCGtcttgt TCTGACCACTGGCTGGACTCTGGAAAACCAGGCCGGAATCCCAAAGTAGACTACGACTGCGAAGTGGATGACCTGGGAATCTGCAAACCG cagaaaaAGTTAAAGCGCAAACCATTTCGAAAGCCCAAATCGAAG AACAAAGTGTGGGATGGCGGCAATGAGGACTCAGCAGGCAACCACATGTCAGAGGCGGCTCGG GCTGAATGGATGGCGGCTGAGAAGGATGGGTATGCGGCAACGGGTTTGGAGGACAGCGAGGGCGACGGA GACACGGACAGCTTGATGGAGTGGTGGCACACAGTGGAAC AATGGGATGAGCTGCCATCAGATGAAGAGGACAAAAGTAATGATTCCAA ATCCTTCACTGTCTTGGCCGAAAAGGTTCAGCGAGGCCTGCGCGTCTTCAACAAAGTCTTCACGGAGCGCGCCGAGGTCTTCTGGCAGTACATCATCGTACTGCACGCCCTCGCTGACGACATCAGGATCTTCCACCAGAAAGCCAAGGCGGCCGGCATCACTGGTGGCACCACGGCGGCCGTTGGTGGCGTGACGGCCATCGCCGGCCTGGCCTTGGCCCCGTTCACCTTCGGTGCCTCCCTCATTGTCACAGCTGTTGGTGTGGGTGTAGCAACCGCTGGAGGGATCACCACAGCCTCGGCAACCATCTCGGATAACGTCAACAACATGCAGGAGCGCAAGAAg GTGGAGGGTGTGCTGCAGGAATACGATCTCCACTTTCAGGACGTGGCCAAGATTCTTCACTTTGTCAATCACGGCATCTACAAACTGCGCGGGCATCCTTTCCTTCGCTCAGGCACGCAGCACTATTCCGAGGACTGGGAGGTGCGCAAGGCAGTGCAGATGATCAGCCTGGTGGACTCGCCCATTATGCAAGCTACGGAGGTCACCGACAGGAACTTGGCCTTGCTCCAAAAATTTCAAAATGGCATTGACAAGTACTTCCTCAAGGAATCCCAGGGGCTAAAGAAAGGCTGCAAGAAGGAGTTTGTGGCTCAGATAAAGGAGGTTGCCAATGTGCTCAATGATGGAGTGGTGGAGCTCAACGCCATCAGGGAAGAGCTACAGAACGCAGTTGGGAACTTTTAA